A segment of the Fusarium musae strain F31 chromosome 2, whole genome shotgun sequence genome:
CTTTGTCATCCAAGCAAGGCATCGTGGCTCCAGCATCATGACGTTTGCCGATGCGGGCGACTGCACGTGATATATCCGAGTCCAATTCCAACATTCACCCATATTTTGCCTCTACAGAATGATGATTTTTATATCCAGTCAAAAAGGGGTATCTAATAGAAAGATTGAGCGCTCGTTCTAAACAATGCCAATAGGTTTAGGCTTCCATGTGCCTTTGAACTGTGACCACCCAaagtcatcttcctcatcagcttcgCCGGTGTTAGGCTCTGTATCTTGCATCGTCGTATCGGCGGTACCAGATTTTGACGActtcctctcttcctcagacTCTCGTAGCCTCTGCATCAATTCTGCGCACTTCAGAAATGCTTGGTTGCCTGGCAAACTGCCCTTGACCTCTTGAACTGTCTTGAGAACGCGCTCAGGAGGCCATCGCTCGAACTCCTGGAACAGAGCTGCCAGCTTAGATTCATCTCCCTCACTGAGATACCGTAGTACTGTCTTGCGACACGCGTCGCTATTGTCCTCGCCCAGCTGCTTCCAGTAATACTCCCAAATCCACAACAATGCCTTCTTTGCTGCCGTGCGCAACTTTGCTAATGAAGGCAGCTGTTCGTGCGTTGACTGATGGCGAAGCTCAACAAATGTAGCGGGCAACCCAATGGTCTTTGCAATAGAGTACATGCTCTGTTTGCGCTGTTTGTCCTGATggccatcaagaagaccaGTAACGAACCTCGTGTTTCATCAGCTCCATCGTACAGCAATGGGTCTCCGCTGGCAGAGCTTACCTGCTGAAGGCAGCTGAATATGCTGCTCTGATTGCGTACGCCGACGAAGCTGCATTTTCTCTAGCGGCTGCCTCTTTATCACTTAGCATCGCCGCCATCAACAGGGCTGTTGACTCGACCATGTGAGGGCAGTTTCCTCGCTGCATCCACATCGACACGCGCGCAACCGCTTTGTGCTGCCTCTTTTGTGTTTCCTGATCGTCCAAGATCCGTTGGTTTTGTATGTTTACACTGCCTTCAGCATGGCTTGAATACCCCTTGGCCTCTATAGCGTTGGTGTCGATGCCTGTGTACATCTGCTCGCGAACGAGCAAGAGTTCGTAACGGTCGCGCCATGGTGTAAAGACGTATTGTACCATTTTTTGGGTCTCTATGatgattttttttttcctccgGAGTATTTGATACTTAGCAGCATCTAGTCGCCTGTCCGGGGGAAACAGCGGCGCGTGTATTTACTTCTGTCCTGTTTTTTTTTCGTTTGTTGTGTACTGATTGCAGGATTTTTGTTCGGATAAATTTTCTGTAACAAATGATGGATATCTATCGCCTCAACAGCATGTGTTATTCTTGCCAACAGCATCACGTTTTAATGCCCTGTGGGTTTATTCTGCAACCTATTATTTCTCACGGGGTTTCAATATTATAATCGtgattttcttttaatttcttactcCCCCAACACCTACGTATTTCAGCGCACAGTGTCGTAGATAAATGTCGACGAGTAAAGCACAATACCAAAGTCCGAGGTTGGTACAGGGTAAGACATCTACCATCGCACCTCGAATAAGGACCGCCTCCCTGTGCCTTAGGCAGGTTGAGCAATTTTTCAGGTCACGAGGTGGAGCAGAGCTCCTGGTCAAGTCTCATTCGGAGCATGCTAGGTAGGCTAGTCATGTCTCCCCAGAATGCATGAgtttgtacggagtatgacTCCCAGTTCTATCTGCGGAGCTTCCGAGCCGCACAGAGTTCTAAGAAGTCGCTGAATTAGATTGAGTTACCGATCGATAGGGCGCAAGAAAACC
Coding sequences within it:
- a CDS encoding hypothetical protein (EggNog:ENOG41), with product MVQYVFTPWRDRYELLLVREQMYTGIDTNAIEAKGYSSHAEGSVNIQNQRILDDQETQKRQHKAVARVSMWMQRGNCPHMVESTALLMAAMLSDKEAAARENAASSAYAIRAAYSAAFSRFVTGLLDGHQDKQRKQSMYSIAKTIGLPATFVELRHQSTHEQLPSLAKLRTAAKKALLWIWEYYWKQLGEDNSDACRKTVLRYLSEGDESKLAALFQEFERWPPERVLKTVQEVKGSLPGNQAFLKCAELMQRLRESEEERKSSKSGTADTTMQDTEPNTGEADEEDDFGWSQFKGTWKPKPIGIV